In the genome of Peromyscus eremicus chromosome 1, PerEre_H2_v1, whole genome shotgun sequence, the window cagaatatatgtatacatatacatatatgtatatatgtatatacatacacatcttTGAGATATTCTCAGGAGAATAAAGTTCAGCAGTGTGCATCATTTCATTTATACATAGAGTTTGTGgactttgtttttaagttttttaaaaattaaaatagtaaacatccaaattttaatgaataattttgCAAAATTATTAGAAACAGTCATATTTTCTATGGGGATGATGGCTTCTGTGTGCATCCCGTCATTACATGTTACCCACCCATACAGACTATGTACTCCTGCAGAGCCTCAGGCATCTCTGTAGAGTGACCCCCTCACTCTTCTCTGCATGGCAGTGGGGCGGGAGGAGGACTAGGTCTTTGGGGGAAAGCATCAGCCTGTGTACCGCTGGTATAGCTCACCCCATGTTGGAAACTCTCATAGAAGATCTTGTCTGTTGTTGGGAGCTGTCTTCCTTAGAGGCACTCTTCACTGAGGAGGTCTGGGGTGGGACAtccctcagcatcactgtggagtTTAAGGCCTCTAGGATTAACTACCCTGGCCCCAGTCCTGTGAGAGCAAGGTAACACTTTGGAAGTAGGCTTTAGGCCAACAGAACCAGTGTTGCCCCGTAGACCTGGGCAATAGGGAGGATCTGAGGCCAACAAGAAGTGAGGTCTCTGCCCTGAAGACCTACATCCAGGTGGATCAGTGACATTAGCAAAGAGAGGCAGGTGCTCAGAGGTCTGGAGAGCGGCTACTTAAGGCTTTGGGGAAGgggctgcctgcttcctggtgcCAGGAGTACTGGCCACCTCTGGATTTCTCATGTGTGCTTCTCTTCAAAGGACAAGAGCAAGAGATCCTCAGCTGGAGGCCGGGCCACTCCTCTTTCTCAAAGAGGGATAAGGCCTGAGCTAGCTCACTCAACCACCAAAATACTTTCTCACTTATTAGAAGCCTTGGAAGAAAAGAACACTGGAGGAATCGAATATGTAAAGTCCTCACTAtgacaaagagcaaagagcatgTCACAAACAAAGAAACCTCCAGGCCTTGACATAAACAATGAAGGGCCACACAACGGAACTGTCACactctccttttcttgtctttcacGAATTCCCTGACACTGATATCTACAACCCTACCCTGTCCTTGTTTTTTCAATCAACGGGACTATATTTTGATGGGAAAGGTCTGTTTTTACAGTTAGAGGAGTTTGCAAAATAAACTTACAGATGCTAAGAGAAGGCCCTGGGTAGAGCGGCCCCCGCCCCAGAGACTTGGGGGCGCGTACTGACTTCATGGGGGTCTCCACACCCTGAGGCCTGCACTGGGGTGGGTCCTTTCATCTTCTGTTATGATGAGCTACTTATGACAAGAGAACTTGTAAATTAAGTAACTTTGGAAAACAACTTGGGAAAACAATAGGTTCAAATGGCACTGGGTACCAACAGCTAAGGAAGGGGACACAGTCACTTCGTGACCAAGTTTCCATTCACGAGAATGATGCAGCACCACGAACCcatacacagaagaaaatgaagtacTCAGTCAAAAGGGAGAAGACATTTGCACCGTCCCAGCCTCAGAGGTCCACACAGAAGCACTGAGACTCCACTATCCCACAGAGCAGCCCTGCCCACCCCGGCTTACTCTTCCAAGGGACATCCCTGTGAAAATCAGGGTGCAAGGCATTGCTCTGTGGCACATTCATATAAAAACAActtctggccaggcggtggtggcgcatgcctttaatcccagcactcgggaggcagaggcaggcggatctttgtgagttcgaggccagcctggtctatagagcgagatccaggaaaggtgcaaaactacacagaaagaaaccctgtctcgaaggaaaaaaaacaaaaaacaaaaacaaaaacaaaaaaccaaaaaaaaaaaaaaaaagaaaacaacttcttTAGCACGGTTTAAAGCTGGCCTGTAAAACTTGAACAGAACAGTGCATAAAGTCTATAAACAGAATACACTGAAAAACTGCTTCCCTTGCCAAAGTGATATGATTAAAAATCATCCCCAGGTGATGCATGTGAAGGAAATgtgaactaaacttctgaaataaTCTCCACAGGGGTTTAGAAATATCTGGGGTTCTTCTGGACATTTGCTGTTGCTAAGAGATACCCATCCCTTTCAGAAAGTCTGGCCAGATCAGATGAGGAACCCTGCTCACTACTGGTACAGGCAGTGTCTCTCAACACAGCAGCTGGGACTCCCcatcttctcccccccccccccccccccgccatcccCCAAAGGGCTGCCAAGTCAAGGAGGGACCTTAGGGAACTTGGCCCACCCACCCGTTCCTGCCTCCAGCCACTAAGCCTGGCCAGGGAGCAGAGCAGTCAGCTCTTTTGAGCAACATGAAGCAGGCTGTGGGTACACAGAAACCACATGTTCACACCACACTGGCCCCTCTCACTTTCGCTGTTCTAACACTACGCAGAAGCTGCATTTCTCACAAAAGGCAATGGCTGTGCTTAAACACACCGACTGTTTGGAGCAAGCCCCAACCGGTGCTCCACCTTGTCTAGCCCAATGAGACCAAGCTGAGGGGCTGGGGCCTTTTATTTGTCCAGGATAGCAAGTCTGTGGTCTGGGTCTATGCCCCAGGCTCTTCTGCATGGCATATTCATCATTAGACTGGGGGAGGGAGAAGTGACTTGGCAATAAAGGAGTCTGCTGTCTCGCTTCAAGAGCACACAACCACTACCCTGTTTGGGAGGGTTAGCTCTATTACAACAAACTACTTTAATTCTCAATTTGccctgtttatctatctatctatctatctatctatctatctatctatctatccatctatctgtggGAGagcatgagaaaaataaaagatttgcATAGCCAGTTTTGAAAGTTTCTAATTGGCTGTTTTAGCATCACAGTATGAGAAAGGCAAGCATGAAATTCCGTCTCCTGTGTCTATGCACTGGGCTTCTGAACACACACTGAAACATTAGTTGGGTGATTTAAGGGATGAACTAGAGTAGCCCACTCTGTTAGAAGCAGAGGCTTCTGTGATCTACAGCTTTGGGGGATAAAACAGCTATTCAGGTGATATGTTCAAAAGAAACCAGCCCCCCAAAGCTGCCACAAATCctctcagtgatttttttttttttgagaatcccttttttttttctgagtaacaaAAGAAACCCCAGTACTATCAGGGACATGAATATAAGTTATTACCACACATTTAAAGCATCTTATTCGACACGAAAATCAAACTTTGAAAAACTTCTTAAAGAGtctatttaataaataattttgatttAAGGAACCACTTTATGCAAAACTTGAATACATTACTGAAAACTCCACAGGCGGtggaataattaaaaacaaaaaggaatcaCTCACAGGAGATACTcagttattttattatcattttccaAACAGGTAAAAAAATTCCCTCCCcatcttttgaaaatttttatttttttatttttattttattttatttttttgcttttgctgCTCTGGATGTCACGGGATGAAGCATCCTTTCAGGAGGAGAGGCTGGCTCCAGTGAAGGTGTGACCCATTTCCTGCACTTTCTGAGGATAAGCAGGTGCTTTCTTCTGTTTTAGGGTTATGGGGGCGGGGCTAGTCTAAAGCTCTCACAGGTATGAAAGTATTGTTTCGTTAGCGAGGATTTTACCCATCTTCTCCATATTTCCTGGAAGCAAGCTCGCTCTTTAGTGAAGCAGGCTAGCTCCTCAGTGTCCTTGGCCAAGAACAGTGGTCTGCAGAGGTAATCTTGGAAGGAGGCTGCATATTGCTGCTCAAAACAGGGTAGCTAAGgacacattattatttttaaattttcctcaaGAAATGTAGGAGGCACCAGAAAGGAGACTGCTCAGAGACTGGGCTGCTCCCTCAAtgtggcatggaggcaggagcagggccACCTGCCCCGTGAAGGGTCTCCACCAGCAGAGAGCCCTTTAACCTGGGGGAACCCTGACAGATGCAGGTGGGTAGGGGTGGTTTCCTTCCCTCCCGGCCTCTCTCAGCCCCTACCCTATGGAAGGAGGCCAGGCTGGGTTCAAAGCAGCCCGATGGGGGCTTACACAGTGaccaaggggtcaatcctgtccCCTCCTCTGGGGCACGGATGTGATATCACCTCCTAAGGGGCCCTCCAGCGACAGTTCACTGTACATATGTCTTCAAAGGAGACACGAGCAGCCTGTCACGCTGGCTCATAGGTGGGCCGATCCGATCGTGAGTTCAggaccctgcttttttttttttgcaccccCAAGTGTCTCTGGGAAGCTCCTGTCACCGGAGCTGCTCGGCACTGGGAGCGATCACTACACCTCACCGTGCCCTGAGAGGTAGGTTGTCCGGTGCCCATTCTGTGGTCGCCCGCGGCTTGGATGGCAGTGTGAATGTTGCtcgagccggggggggggggggctgtgggaGGAGGGTTTGCTTATGAGATGGAGCTGGGGAGTCCTAAGGGGCCAGCGTCAGCGGGTAGCGAGGTGCCTGCTGGAGGTCTCCAGGGACCCAGGTGGGAAGCAGGTGGGAGCCGCGGAGGAGGCTCCACCTCAGGCCGGGCTGCGCGTTTGCTTCTAAACCCTGCGTGCTACCAACTGCACGCAAGTAACCGCTACTTGGAAGAGGTCAGTCCCTAggttagggggaaaaaaagcatgtAAAACACTCCCTTCTAAAAACAAAGGGCTGCGATTTTCTTTATTTCTCGTATAGAGGAACAAAAATACTCTTGCAATGGCTATTGAGTTTCCACAGGTACGAGGCAGATGCTAGGCTAGCACACCCACTTCCAACAGTATGACTTGTTTCCTATCCGTCTACTACCTGAGTGGCATCAGTGTAGGTTCAGGCACCATTAGGAACGTTTGACCAAACACGTACACGGCACTGACCGAGGAGGCGCCGGCCCTTCGGCTGACCAGAGCAAGTAAAAAAAGACCCACAGGATGGAAAAAAAGCAGTCCTGGGCGGCTCAGGGCCGCGCAGCGCGCGCCTCGCGCCGCCGTCGCAGCTCCTCGCGGTAGCAGTAGGAGCAGAAGTGCTCGGTCTCGGCGCGCCCGTAGAACGCGCAGTTCTCTCGCTGGCAGCGCCGCTGCGCGGGCCCGGGGCCTCCGCGGCCGCACTCAGCGTTCGAGCGCGCGGCCGGCGCGTCGGCGTCGGCGAACTCCAGCCCGTCGCGGGCCGCGCCGAAGCCGTTGCTGTAGGTCTGCGACTTGTGCTCCGCGGGCCCCGGGGAGTCGGCTCCGCCGGGCGCCAGCGACTCCACCGTGTTGACCGTGCGCAGCGCGGTGCGCGCCGGGCTGTAGCTCTGCGACCACAGCGAGCGGTTCTGCTGCGGGTAGGTGGCGCACGGTCGCAGCGCGCCCACGGCCGGCGCGCACGCCTCGTCCCGGGCCGCCGCCTGCACGTGGATGACGCTTTGGCGCGCGGGCGCGGGAGGGCTGCGACCTGGGGCCGATCCTCCCGTGCCGGTCCCCGCGCGCCGCGCGCCGCCGCCCGGGCCCGGGGACGCAGCACCGCCCCCCGCCCGCGTCGCCCGCGCGTTCGCGCCAGTTCCCGGGCTCGGCCGCTCCTTGAGCTTGAGCACCAGCTGCGTGGGCGCCGCAGCTGGCGGGCCCGGCGAGGCGCGCTCCGGGCCCGGCGTCCCCTCCGCCTCCGGCCTGCGCGCCGGTCGCTtggccgtggccgtggccgtggccgtggccgtggcGGTGGCTGCGGCGGCCGCAGCGTCCCGACGCCGCTGCTCCTGCTCCGCGCTGAAGCGCTCCTGCGCGCTGGTCAGGTAGTAGCCGATCATCTCCTCGTGGAACTGGTGCCGGTGACTGGTGAGCAGCAGGCCGGCGAAGATGAACTTGCGCTCGCCCTGCATGGCGGCGCGCAGGATGTTGAGGCTCAGCTTCACGTCCGTGCTGTACTTCCAGGCGTCGCCCCTTGGCCCGTTGCCCTTGTCGGCCGGCGACGCTCCCGCCGCCTTGTCCGTGGGCGACGGCGTGGTCTTCTCCGACGGCGAGGTGCTAGCTGACGCCCCCGATTCCTCTTTACTGCCTTTGCGCGACTTGGACTTCTTCTCCTTGCTGCGTTCGGCGCTGTCGCCGTTCTTGCCGTTGGCAGAGTTGGCGCGACCCATTTTACCGTGCACCAGGCCGCCCAGCCCGCCCATGTTTTTCTTCAGCTTGATGCCCAGCGTCTTGCTGAAGCTGCCCAGCTTGTTGGCTACGGAGTCCGCGCGCGTCTTGTCCTTGTCCTTGCgctgtttctccttctccttgtCCTTACCGTTCTTGCCATTATTGCTGTTGGAATTGCTGCACACAGAATCGCGGTCCGAGTCCAGCGATTCGGCCAGGGAGTGCACATCCTCCCCTGCCGAGGCGGTTGGAGACTCTGGCTGTGCAAGAGGAGCCTGTGGGGAGGCAAGGCAGGAAAGACAGGTGGTTATAGAAGAGTTGTCCCCGTGAAGGCCTCAAGAACACAGGTGGAGCTGAGACCAGGACACTGGTGTTTCTTTTTGAGGActctgtggggggtggggtctagagagggatgggggtgttTATGGGATAGGCATCTTGCGCAGTGTTGGCAGAATGATCTGGAAGGGGCCTCGTAACTTCGGTGCCATCCTTTTAGGGGAGATGCACGAACTTTATCTCGGAATTCCTAGATACCTGGTAGTATAGAAGCCGGAGTGGATGAGTAGAGTCAGAGTGCCCGCAACCCAACTGCTGTGGAGTTCCAGAGCCTCAGTATATTTATAGAGAGACACCAGGTCCACACTCTGGCCTCCCTCCCTGGCCAGGCTACTGGCACCACTAGAAACAGGCTCCAGGTCTCTGGGTAATGGTAGAGGCCACCAGGTGCAACAGCATCTCTCCCACACAGATGTTTCACGTACTCACTCTAAGCACGGGCTAGACACCTGGCCCAGACCCCATTCTTTGTCTCGGACCCATTATCCCCTTTACCCAGCCATGACAAGTTACTTCGGGGCTTCCCTTCTCAGAGTGCACATGTGGAATGCTAAGCCGAGAAGGATGCTGGGAATGGCTTCCAGTGGGGATGTGGGGTCCGTCCGGTGGGAAGACACTAGTGAAGGAATATCGTGGTGAATAACTTGGATGACACTACCTGGGCGGGGGGCAGCCAGTGAGGAGGACAAGACCATGTAGAACGTGGCTAGGCCAGTCTCTGGGGACAGGTGGCAAGCCTGAGAAGGGCCGTGGGAGAAGGGCATGGTGGATAGGCCGTAGTTTCTCCCAAGAGGGACCTTCCTGGTGAGGAGGGTCCTTGGGAAGGCAGCATCCCTTACGTCAGCATCTGGGTGTGTCAGGAACTAGTACACAAGCCTGAACAGGCTTTTCTCGTCgccagaggagagaggagaagctgTTGCTCCTCACTTTATTTTTGTCCCTCCCTCAAGCAGGTTCCAGAGGGACGACCCTCTGCGGCTAGGTCACTGAGGCAATGGCTGGCAGAACCGTACCTACCCCCTCCCCCGAGGCAGAAATCCCTCCTTCCACTTAGGTTTGGAAGGAGTGTGGGCTCTCGGGTTGGTTTGCCAGAGGCACTAAAGGGTAGAAGGCCCAAGGTTGAAACAGGGAAGGGAGCCCAGTAAGTGGAGCACAGCTGGGTGTCCTTCAGCGGTGGGGTTGTCTGCAGAGCTGTGTACTGGGTAGGGAGGCCACCAAGGCCTGGCCAAGCACCCTGCTCCATAGTAGGCTGCCCTACTATGTGCCCAGCTGGAAGGCTCTGATGGATCTCGGGCTGCGGCCATTGCAtaccacgtgggtgctagagAGCATCATCCTGGGGCACAGGGGCATCTTCCAGCATGGGAGAAGCAGGACTTGCTGACTGCCACTGACTTGAGGACACGGCGAATCAGAGCCACGTGGGGGCGCCCTACTCGGATGATGTGCAGGTGAAGCGGAAGTGAGCACTCAAAAGAGGAGTGAGGAAGGCACCATTCAGCACGGTCTCCTTTCAGTACTTAGAGCCCGCTGGATGCTTAAGTAAACGGATGTCAGGGAGGACCAATTATTTACAAGCAATTTTCACAAATCCCTTTCCCCGGGAGTTCCCTCCAGAGATTATGAAAACATCAGTCACACACTTAAAACGAATCTCTCAGCATCTGCAAGCAGGGGCAGCCCAATAGTTCCCCTCGGGCAGGCGGCCCCCCGCGAGGGACGGGTGGGCGGCTCTCTGCCTTCTGCCAGCTCCACCTGCGGCCACCTCCGCCTCAGGGAGGGGAGGGCGGTGCGCGGAGGACTCATGCTGTCGGTTCCCCAGCTTTTCTAAGGATCCACACACAGTTATAATTAATTCCGCTCTGCTGCGGCACATCTTGTTCCGATCTCAGCAGAGAtagttttgtgttatgacttgcCTACGGTTTGTTTTGTGAGTGGGCGTGTTATTCCTCTCCTGCTGTGCAAAATAAGAGGGGGAAAACCTAACTGGGGTGCACACTtgcgagtacacacacacacacacacacacacactctcacacacacactcgcaccaACAGGTCGAGTTTGGACTGGGAACTAGGGTGGCTGGGTGGCGTCCCGGGCCATGAGGAGGTGGGGCCTCTGGGCGGCACATCTGCCGGTGGCCGCCTATGGAGGGAAGTGCATCATATCCCGCACCGCGCAGAGCggccaccctccaccccaccccctggtCACAGTGTTGGGGTTCCGTGCACGTGAAGCTCACCCGGGTCTCGGAGGGGATGCGGATCCACGTCACATTCATGTAGCTGTGTAGAAGGTTCAGCTTGGCTTCTAGGGATAGGATGAGGCTGACAAAAGAACACCGAGTGAAAAAAGCTCCAGAGGAGGAACGAGCTCATTCGTCTGCGCCGGCaatcctctctctgccctctagccctccacccccacccccaccaggagCCCCACCAGGGCTCTCCCATGGGGCGCTGGGGTGGGGACCCGACTGCGGGGGCAGGTCTTACTGGGCTAGCCGGGCGTTGTCGTTGTCGTCTTTCCCCCACTCCCAGTCCTTTCCCGGGTCCACCGCAAAGTGCAGGGGCAGCAGCTTGTGCTCCGAATCCGTCAAGGGGATGACGGCtgaaacagaagagagagaaaggcccCGTGGCAGGCAGCTCGCCAGCCTGCCAGGAGGCTGGGAGCCTCAGTAGAGCTCGGAGCTCTGTAAGGGAAACCCAAGGCTAGCTGTCCCGGTGACAGGCAGCCccatggagacagaggcagacacagaacttCCACACCATAGGTTTCAAAATCGACCACATTAACAGTTTCCCGTTATGTAGATGAAGAGCAGGTGGAGGCATCGCCTGGACTGTCTAGCTCTCTTCCTGTTCGAGGGCAGGCACCCCTCTGCGTGTCAGGATGATAAGAAGCCATGGCTGCTTCTGTTGTTTCTGAGCAAAGACCCAGGCCGGTGAGGTGTACCGGAGGAGGCCGCTTGGCGAGTGGCCCGCTCCGCACCTTGCCTCCATTTCATTCcagggaagggcagagtcaggagaggtgTGTGCTGAGTTCTACTGCAGCAAgcctgggggcggggtgggggctgCAGAGCCCCTGCACCTGCCCACAGGGAGCTCACCTGCGCAGGACACAGAAGCAGGCTGTCATACACACAGCATCTGGTGACAAGTCTAGGGAAGGCAGCCCCACAGAAGGCAGTGCTGGGCTAAAGGCTGTTTAAAAGGGGAGTGGAGGGGGGGCCTTCTGCGGAGGTGGTGATTAGGTGGGGATCTGGCCTGCAACAGGGGAGTTGGTTCCCCACAAAGCATATGGACAGAAGCACCCCAGCTTCAGAGATCCGAGGGTCTGAGGGTGGGTATCTACAGGTGTACTGAGAGCTGAGAAGAGTTCCCAAGGGATCCTGGGTACCCAGAAAATGGAATCCTTAATGTCTCATCTGCCTTCTCCTAAGGGTGTCGCCAGGAATAATGAACAGGAAGAAGTGGGGAGATGGTTTCCCAGTCCCACCTTCCAAATGAGTACCAGTCTGCTTAGTGTGACTCCATTTCGAATGCCCCACCCCTCTGGAGTCTCAGCACAGCGGAGAGGCCCAGCCCAGGGCCTTGGGGAGCTGCTTTGTTCCTTTGCTTGCCATAGCCCATGATTCATACCAGCGGTGCCAGGGcaagaacaaaaacacaaacaaaacagaaaatccagGAGCCAATGCTGTCAAGTTTGAGAAACTGGATATGACTCAATGCTGCCCTCTAGTGTTGCTAAGGAGATTGCGAGTGCaaactgccccccacccccacccacttccCATCTCTACCTTAAACAAATGCAAGGCAACTTTGCTAATGATTGGCCAGCTCAGGGGTTCTCACTGTGTGTGGCCAGGGATGGAGCAGTGCAGGCAGAGTCTGACGGGGGAGGGGGCGGTGGCATCTCAGCTTCTGCTTTGGTGTGGCCTCCTTTCCCAGGGCGGAGCCCCAAAGTGGGCTTCTGGGCTGGCTCAGGAGCAGGTCTCCCTTGGATGATGCCCATAGATCAGCACACAAACACGGAGGCCTTGGCCTGGCTTCCCACCAGTGTGTGGGGGCAGCAGAGGTCCTCCTTACCAACACTGCTCCCTAGGGCTCTGCACTCCTGCATGCAGAGGGCCAGCCAACCCAAGGGTCTGAACGAGGATGGAGGACTACATTGTAAATTTGCGTCCCGTTGGATCTTGAAATCAAGGAATTCTGGAAAAGACTGCTCTAGACAACAATAATCTATCAGAATCAGTTCCTGCGGGTATAATTTGGGCATTCTGGGTTTAGCTGGCTACCCCTTCATGGGGCAGAGTTGCTTGGAGAAACATCTGGCAGCTGTGACTACACTTTCCATCCtcttagcactggggaggggGTTGCGTAGCTGAATACATAGGCTGTGAGTAAAGCAATGTGGTAAGTTCTGGGGGCTATGGCCAGGACTGGGGGGCTTCTCCCTCTCTGCCCATGTCTCCCGTGAAGACAGTAGAGCTATGAGGCGGCTGGAGCACGCTCTTGAACCCCAGGAAGAACGGCCTGCTAATCAGAAGCCCTGTTACAGGGTTTGGTGACTTCGGAGTCCACCCTGtatgttgtgagccactgtggttctgttttgtttcggATAAATCACCTGAACGAGGACACGCCACCATTCTTACTTTCCTGTTACAGGGTACCTGGGAATCTTACCCTCAGCAGATGGGCTGGTCTGTTCCCC includes:
- the Otud7a gene encoding OTU domain-containing protein 7A; the protein is MVSSLLPNPPSAECWAALLHDPMTLDMDAVLSDFVRSTGAEPGLARDLLEGKNWDLTAALSDYEQLRQGHTANLPHVFNEGRCAKQPERELPQPGHKVERPCLQRQDEIAQAEKRLSRGISHASSAIVSLARSHVASECNNEQFPLEMPIYTFQLPDLSVYSEDFRSFIERDLIEQATMVALEQAGRLNWWSTVCTSCKRLLPLATTGDGNCLLHAASLGMWGFHDRDLVLRKALYTMMRTGAEREALKRRWRWQQTQQNKESGLVYTEEEWEREWTELLKLASSEPRTHFSKNSSGTGGGVDNSEDPVYESLEEFHVFVLAHILRRPIVVVADTMLRDSGGEAFAPIPFGGIYLPLEVPPNRCHCSPLVLAYDQAHFSALVSMEQRDQQREQAVIPLTDSEHKLLPLHFAVDPGKDWEWGKDDNDNARLAHLILSLEAKLNLLHSYMNVTWIRIPSETRAPLAQPESPTASAGEDVHSLAESLDSDRDSVCSNSNSNNGKNGKDKEKEKQRKDKDKTRADSVANKLGSFSKTLGIKLKKNMGGLGGLVHGKMGRANSANGKNGDSAERSKEKKSKSRKGSKEESGASASTSPSEKTTPSPTDKAAGASPADKGNGPRGDAWKYSTDVKLSLNILRAAMQGERKFIFAGLLLTSHRHQFHEEMIGYYLTSAQERFSAEQEQRRRDAAAAAATATATATATATAKRPARRPEAEGTPGPERASPGPPAAAPTQLVLKLKERPSPGTGANARATRAGGGAASPGPGGGARRAGTGTGGSAPGRSPPAPARQSVIHVQAAARDEACAPAVGALRPCATYPQQNRSLWSQSYSPARTALRTVNTVESLAPGGADSPGPAEHKSQTYSNGFGAARDGLEFADADAPAARSNAECGRGGPGPAQRRCQRENCAFYGRAETEHFCSYCYREELRRRREARAARP